The following are encoded together in the Bos javanicus breed banteng chromosome 4, ARS-OSU_banteng_1.0, whole genome shotgun sequence genome:
- the SMIM30 gene encoding small integral membrane protein 30, whose product MISVSTQLFLVLFSLLLVLPVVEAVEAGDAIALLLGVILSITGICACLGVYARKRNGQI is encoded by the coding sequence ATGATCTCAGTTTCAACACAGTTGTTCCTAGTcctcttttcattgcttttggtGCTGCCTGTTGTTGAAGCAGTAGAAGCCGGAGATGCAATTGCTCTCTTGTTAGGTGTGATTCTCAGTATTACAGGCATTTGTGCTTGTTTGGGGGTGTATGCACgaaaaagaaatggacagatatGA